A stretch of the Bacillus anthracis str. Vollum genome encodes the following:
- a CDS encoding TerC family protein: MDFLSAEYLSALLAIIVIDLVLAGDNAIVIGLAARRLPKDQQKKVIIWGTIGAIAIRALATLVVVWLLKIPGLLLIGGVLLIWIAYKLIAEGKDHDIKAEEGFWSAIKTIIIADALMGIDNVLAVAGAAHGNFSLVIIGLLVSIPVVVWGSTLILKWVDRYPIIITIGAAVLAYTAAKMIVDEKWFAAFFESNPFIKWAFIIIIIAGVVFFGKAKQKATDGSI, encoded by the coding sequence ATGGATTTTCTTTCAGCTGAATATTTGTCAGCCTTGCTTGCCATTATTGTAATTGATTTAGTGTTAGCAGGTGATAATGCCATTGTAATTGGATTAGCAGCAAGACGATTACCGAAAGATCAACAAAAGAAAGTTATTATATGGGGAACTATCGGGGCAATCGCGATTAGAGCCCTCGCTACTTTAGTTGTCGTTTGGTTGCTAAAAATACCAGGGCTACTACTAATTGGTGGTGTACTCCTTATATGGATCGCTTACAAATTAATTGCTGAAGGCAAAGATCATGATATTAAAGCGGAAGAAGGGTTCTGGTCTGCTATTAAAACCATTATCATTGCTGATGCATTGATGGGAATTGATAACGTTCTCGCTGTTGCTGGAGCTGCGCATGGCAATTTTTCTTTAGTAATCATCGGGCTATTAGTTTCAATTCCAGTAGTAGTTTGGGGCAGTACATTAATTTTAAAATGGGTTGACCGGTATCCTATCATCATTACGATTGGAGCAGCTGTTTTAGCTTATACCGCTGCGAAAATGATTGTGGATGAAAAATGGTTCGCTGCATTTTTCGAAAGTAACCCTTTCATAAAATGGGCATTCATCATTATCATCATTGCCGGTGTAGTTTTTTTCGGAAAGGCAAAACAAAAAGCAACAGATGGTTCTATCTGA
- a CDS encoding peptidoglycan-N-acetylglucosamine deacetylase has product MHNGIRMTTLMKRAMLICAGVLFTYEAALGSAHTALASTEDEAKSVQLVSEIQSSLAPKEAPKQYNGQVRKVAYLTFDDGPGKYTAELLDMLKKENAKATFFLIGSNVKAFPDLVKREDAEGHYVGMHSMTHNYKKLYTEGHYVDEMKEDQGLIAGVLGKSPVLTRPSYGSMPGLNEALRNKVVENGLKVWDWTIDSLDWRYNKMPVDAASAKIVENVINGANKPTEVILMHDIHPQSVKAVPGIIKGLKEKGYELEAYSENEHFPLNFWHDNRM; this is encoded by the coding sequence ATGCACAATGGAATTCGAATGACAACTTTAATGAAAAGGGCTATGCTGATTTGCGCGGGGGTATTATTTACATACGAAGCAGCTTTAGGATCAGCACATACTGCTCTAGCAAGTACAGAGGATGAAGCAAAATCTGTTCAACTTGTAAGTGAAATTCAATCATCTCTTGCACCGAAAGAAGCTCCTAAACAATATAATGGGCAAGTTAGAAAAGTAGCTTATTTAACATTTGATGATGGTCCTGGAAAATACACAGCTGAGCTTTTAGATATGTTAAAGAAAGAAAATGCAAAAGCAACATTCTTCCTTATTGGTTCAAATGTAAAAGCTTTCCCTGATCTTGTAAAACGCGAAGATGCTGAAGGCCACTACGTTGGGATGCACAGTATGACTCATAACTACAAGAAACTTTACACAGAAGGTCATTATGTAGATGAGATGAAAGAAGACCAAGGATTAATCGCTGGCGTTCTAGGTAAATCGCCAGTATTAACTCGTCCATCTTACGGCTCAATGCCAGGATTAAACGAAGCGCTTCGTAACAAAGTTGTTGAGAATGGGCTAAAAGTTTGGGATTGGACAATTGATTCATTAGACTGGAGATATAACAAAATGCCTGTTGACGCTGCATCAGCTAAAATTGTAGAAAACGTTATCAATGGTGCAAACAAGCCGACAGAAGTTATCCTTATGCACGACATTCATCCACAATCTGTAAAAGCAGTACCTGGTATCATTAAAGGGCTGAAAGAAAAAGGATATGAATTAGAAGCCTATAGTGAGAACGAACACTTCCCATTAAACTTCTGGCATGATAATCGTATGTAA
- a CDS encoding DUF3841 domain-containing protein yields MIVYTVQTEEAWKQFKKLGYLEGNKEFIDSDDIYSYDWMVRVAKTKLPHYEGNYPIWVWEANNYPNRNHKAWGRKNSKMVILTLDVPKKWVLWSYFDYWCCAMTDGSTYLHTKNKCTLDEWYIYMDKKYGIIFNFDYLLSHPDWYLDKEDSLEKQGVIGKIPLSFVKKVRRFRAKEDTSIHTIRSDNWDNRKENRIKKMNRKLRKRNEKQKRVQKRLIRN; encoded by the coding sequence ATGATCGTATATACAGTTCAAACTGAAGAAGCTTGGAAGCAATTTAAGAAACTTGGTTATTTAGAAGGTAATAAAGAATTTATCGATTCAGACGATATATATTCATATGACTGGATGGTGCGCGTTGCTAAAACAAAATTGCCTCATTACGAAGGTAACTATCCTATTTGGGTCTGGGAAGCAAATAATTACCCAAACCGAAATCATAAAGCTTGGGGTAGAAAAAATTCAAAAATGGTAATTTTAACACTAGATGTACCGAAAAAATGGGTACTATGGAGCTATTTTGACTATTGGTGCTGTGCTATGACTGATGGCTCAACATATTTACATACAAAAAATAAGTGTACTTTAGATGAATGGTATATATATATGGATAAAAAATACGGGATCATATTCAATTTCGACTATTTATTATCACATCCTGATTGGTATCTAGATAAAGAGGATTCGTTAGAAAAACAAGGGGTTATCGGAAAAATCCCCCTTTCCTTCGTAAAAAAAGTACGACGTTTTCGTGCTAAGGAAGATACATCTATTCATACAATCAGAAGTGATAACTGGGATAATAGAAAAGAAAACCGTATTAAAAAGATGAATCGAAAATTAAGAAAAAGAAACGAAAAGCAAAAAAGAGTGCAAAAGCGACTTATACGAAATTAA
- a CDS encoding ABC-F family ATP-binding cassette domain-containing protein — protein MITVSNVSLRFADRKLFEGVNIKFTPGNCYGLIGANGAGKSTFLKILSGEIEPSTGDIHITPGERLAVLKQNHFEYEEFPVLETVIMGHTQLYKVMQEKNAIYMKEDFSDEDGMRAAELEGEFAELNGWEAESEAAILLKGLGIGEDLHDKKLSELTGAEKVKVLLAQALFGKPDILLLDEPTNHLDLKAIQWLENFLMNFENTVIVVSHDRHFLNKVCTHMADLDFGKIQLYVGNYDFWHESSQLALKLTQDANKKKEEKVKELQNFIARFSSNASKAKQATSRKKLLDKITLDDIRPSSRRYPFVGFTPEREVGNDLLTVEGLSKTIDGEKVLDNVYFTLNKGDKVAFIGRNDIAMTTLFKILMGEMEPDSGSFKWGVTTSQSYFPRDNSKYFENSDLNLVEWLRQFSPQDESESFLRGFLGRMLFSGEEVKKNVSVLSGGEKVRCMLSKMMLSGANVITLDDPTNHLDLESITALNNGLIAFKGTMLFTSHDHQFVQTIANRIIEVTPNGVIDKEATYDEFLENEELQKQVDAMYKGQ, from the coding sequence ATGATTACAGTAAGTAACGTTAGTTTGCGTTTCGCGGATCGCAAATTGTTTGAAGGTGTTAACATAAAATTCACGCCAGGTAACTGCTACGGTTTAATCGGAGCAAACGGTGCTGGTAAATCAACATTTCTAAAGATTTTATCTGGAGAAATCGAACCATCAACAGGTGACATACATATTACGCCAGGTGAGCGTCTAGCAGTATTAAAACAGAACCACTTCGAATACGAAGAGTTCCCAGTATTAGAAACAGTAATTATGGGTCACACGCAACTTTATAAAGTAATGCAAGAGAAAAATGCCATTTACATGAAAGAAGACTTCAGTGATGAAGATGGTATGCGTGCTGCTGAACTTGAAGGTGAGTTCGCTGAGCTGAACGGTTGGGAAGCTGAGTCAGAAGCTGCAATCTTACTAAAAGGACTTGGTATTGGTGAAGATCTTCATGATAAGAAATTGTCAGAATTAACTGGGGCAGAGAAAGTAAAAGTATTACTTGCTCAAGCATTATTCGGTAAACCTGATATTCTATTACTAGATGAGCCTACCAACCACTTGGACTTAAAAGCGATCCAATGGTTAGAAAACTTCTTAATGAACTTTGAAAATACAGTTATCGTTGTATCCCATGACCGTCACTTCTTAAATAAAGTATGTACGCACATGGCTGATCTTGATTTCGGTAAAATTCAACTTTATGTTGGTAACTATGACTTCTGGCATGAGTCAAGCCAATTAGCTTTAAAATTAACGCAAGATGCTAATAAGAAAAAAGAAGAGAAAGTAAAAGAGTTACAAAACTTCATTGCGCGCTTTAGCTCAAACGCATCTAAAGCGAAACAAGCAACTTCTCGTAAAAAATTATTAGATAAAATTACTTTAGATGATATTAGACCATCATCTCGTCGTTACCCATTCGTTGGCTTCACACCTGAGCGTGAAGTAGGAAATGACTTATTAACTGTTGAAGGTCTTTCTAAAACAATTGATGGGGAAAAAGTGTTAGATAATGTGTACTTCACTTTAAATAAAGGTGATAAAGTTGCATTTATCGGTCGTAACGATATTGCAATGACAACATTATTTAAAATTCTTATGGGTGAAATGGAGCCAGATAGTGGTTCATTCAAATGGGGCGTTACAACTTCTCAATCTTACTTCCCAAGAGATAACTCTAAGTACTTTGAGAACAGTGACCTCAACTTAGTTGAATGGTTACGTCAATTCTCTCCACAAGATGAGTCAGAAAGCTTCTTACGTGGTTTCTTAGGCCGTATGTTATTCTCAGGTGAAGAAGTTAAGAAGAACGTTTCTGTATTATCTGGAGGCGAAAAAGTTCGTTGTATGTTATCTAAAATGATGTTAAGTGGTGCGAACGTAATCACACTTGACGACCCAACGAACCATTTAGACCTTGAGTCTATTACAGCACTAAACAACGGTTTAATCGCATTCAAAGGTACAATGTTATTCACATCTCATGACCATCAGTTCGTACAAACAATTGCAAACCGCATTATCGAAGTAACGCCAAACGGTGTAATCGATAAAGAGGCTACTTACGATGAGTTCTTAGAAAATGAAGAACTTCAAAAACAAGTAGATGCAATGTACAAAGGTCAATAA
- a CDS encoding LTA synthase family protein: MKQFLLKSKSVLSNHFGFFLFAVILFWLKTYAAYVTEFNLGISNTIQKFLLFFNPLSSAVLFLGLALFAKGKRSYIWLIVINLLLSILLYANVVYYRFFSDFITFPTLTQTNNFGDLGGSIVALLHLYDPLYFLDTIILIVLVATKFANPKPIRVAKYKVSLVFVAGILLFSVNLGLAESDRPELLTRTFDRNYIVKYLGAYNYTIYDGIQSAKASTERALADGDNMTEVRNYLTSTYASPNPEYFGKGKGMNVIYIHLESFQNFLIDYKLNGQEVTPFLNSFTKDANTLYFDNFFHQTGQGKTSDAEFMLENSMFGLPQGSVFTTKSHNTYQSAPAILGQQGYTSAVFHGNYKTFWNRDDIYKSFGFNKFFDASYYDMNEKDVVNYGLKDKPFFNESIPLLETLKQPFYTKFITLSNHFPYPIDKEEATIEPANTGDSSVDTYFQTARYLDESVKGFIDYLKQSGLYDNSIIVMYGDHYGISDNHNAAMSKVMGKEINSFENAQLQRVPLIVRVPGVKGGVQHQYGGEIDVLPTLLHLLGTDTKNYVQFGSDLLSPDHKQVVAFRNGNFVSPTVTALNGKYYDTTTGKPVEFTDEIKQNEQMVQNSLKYSDQVVNGDLLRFYTPEGFTPIDRSKYNYNNRDKNKTKVKTAPEGEAK, encoded by the coding sequence ATGAAACAATTCTTATTAAAGAGCAAAAGTGTGCTAAGCAATCATTTTGGATTCTTTCTGTTTGCCGTTATTTTATTTTGGCTCAAAACATATGCGGCTTATGTAACAGAATTTAATTTAGGTATTTCAAATACAATTCAAAAATTCTTGCTGTTTTTCAACCCGCTTAGTTCAGCAGTGTTATTTTTAGGACTTGCATTATTTGCAAAAGGGAAACGATCTTATATTTGGTTAATTGTTATCAACTTGTTATTGTCGATTCTTTTATATGCAAACGTCGTATACTATCGCTTTTTCAGTGACTTTATTACGTTCCCGACGTTGACACAAACGAATAACTTTGGAGATTTAGGTGGTAGTATTGTTGCGTTGCTACATCTTTATGATCCGCTATACTTCTTAGATACAATTATTTTAATTGTGTTAGTTGCAACGAAATTTGCAAATCCAAAACCAATTCGTGTTGCGAAATATAAAGTATCACTAGTATTTGTAGCAGGTATTTTATTATTCAGTGTTAACTTAGGACTTGCAGAATCTGACCGTCCTGAATTATTAACAAGAACGTTTGATCGTAATTATATTGTGAAATATTTAGGGGCATATAACTATACGATTTATGATGGTATTCAAAGTGCGAAAGCATCAACGGAAAGAGCGTTAGCTGATGGAGATAATATGACGGAAGTAAGAAATTATTTAACATCAACTTACGCAAGTCCAAATCCTGAGTATTTCGGTAAAGGTAAGGGAATGAACGTAATTTATATTCATTTAGAGTCATTCCAAAACTTCTTAATTGATTATAAATTAAACGGTCAAGAAGTTACGCCGTTCTTAAACTCATTTACAAAAGATGCGAATACGCTTTACTTTGATAACTTCTTCCATCAAACAGGACAAGGGAAAACGTCTGATGCGGAGTTTATGTTAGAGAATTCTATGTTTGGTTTACCACAAGGATCTGTATTTACAACGAAATCTCATAACACGTATCAATCAGCACCAGCAATTTTAGGACAACAAGGATACACATCAGCTGTATTCCATGGTAACTATAAAACATTTTGGAACCGTGATGATATTTATAAATCATTTGGTTTTAATAAATTCTTTGATGCTTCATACTATGATATGAACGAAAAAGATGTAGTAAACTATGGATTAAAAGATAAACCATTCTTTAATGAATCCATTCCGTTATTAGAAACATTGAAACAACCGTTCTATACGAAGTTTATTACGTTATCGAATCACTTCCCGTATCCAATTGATAAAGAGGAAGCGACAATTGAACCAGCGAACACAGGTGACTCATCTGTAGATACGTATTTCCAAACAGCACGTTATTTAGACGAATCTGTAAAAGGTTTCATCGATTACTTGAAGCAATCTGGTTTATATGATAATTCTATTATCGTTATGTACGGAGACCATTACGGTATTTCAGATAATCATAACGCAGCAATGTCAAAAGTAATGGGTAAAGAAATTAACTCGTTTGAAAATGCACAGTTACAGCGTGTACCTTTAATCGTTCGTGTACCAGGTGTGAAAGGTGGCGTACAACATCAATACGGTGGTGAAATTGATGTTCTTCCAACTCTTTTACACTTACTAGGAACAGATACAAAAAATTATGTTCAATTTGGTTCAGATTTATTATCACCAGATCATAAACAAGTTGTTGCGTTCCGTAACGGCAACTTCGTAAGCCCAACAGTTACTGCACTAAACGGCAAATATTATGATACAACAACTGGAAAACCTGTAGAATTTACAGATGAAATAAAACAAAATGAACAAATGGTTCAAAACTCGTTAAAATACTCTGACCAAGTCGTAAATGGTGACTTATTACGATTCTACACACCGGAAGGATTTACACCGATAGATCGTTCGAAGTATAACTATAACAATCGTGATAAAAACAAAACGAAAGTAAAAACGGCTCCGGAAGGGGAAGCTAAATAA